From the genome of Ctenopharyngodon idella isolate HZGC_01 chromosome 23, HZGC01, whole genome shotgun sequence, one region includes:
- the si:dkey-12l12.1 gene encoding uncharacterized protein si:dkey-12l12.1 codes for MATMVWVCLLCLQGCLLTHALDCMGRSVDCASTQVTEVKVEEDPFSSLVRMRRQAQLTQRPGSYSVKGSPNTLIQTDRSRRHLNASKKKPHRSRIGSYSLLSHNHATNPLQVVSVHRHFEDVSHPKGAALKSVKKRSRRSAPKRKKNVRNNACS; via the exons ATGGCCACAATGGTGTGGGTCTGTCTGCTTTGTCTTCAGGGTTGTCTGCTTACACATGCTCTGGACTGTATGGGCAGAAGTGTGGATTGCGCCAGCACACAGGTTACAGAAGTCAAG GTTGAAGAAGATCCCTTCTCTTCTCTG GTGAGGATGCGAAGACAAGCTCAACTCACTCAACGGCCTGGATCTTACTCAGTCAAAGGATCTCCTAACACACTCATCCAG ACCGACAGGTCGAGGCGACATTTGAATGCCAGTAAGAAGAAGCCCCACAGGTCTCGTATCGGCTCTTACTCACTTCTTTCCCACAACCACGCAACTAACCCACTACAG GTAGTAAGTGTTCATAGACACTTCGAGGATGTGTCCCATCCAAAAGGGGCTGCATTAAAG TCTGTGAAGAAGAGATCCAGAAGAAGCGCACCCAAGAGAAAGAAGAATGTGAGGAATAATGCATGCTCATGA